The sequence GGTCGCGGAGGCGTCGGCGAGCAGCGGGACGGCCTGTTCGGTCACGTCCGCCACGAGTTTCGTGGTCGCCCTGAGCGTCTGGGCCAGCCTCACCAGCACCACGGCGAGGAACGAAACCAGGATCGCCCAGAAGACGGCCACCAGGATCCCGGCCACCTCTCCACCGGACACAGTGCACCGCTCTCTGCTTGTCGCTCGCCCCTGTCGGGACTTGTCTCCGCATCTCACGTCCGACCGCCGTCAGCGCAGCCAATCGTCGTCCCACGACCCTATCGCGCCGCGCATCTCCAGCCGTACCGCATAACAGTGCGGGGCGTGAGTCGGCATAACGAGATTGTACGGAGAGCTTTCAAGCCAGTACTCTGCGTGTTTTATGCGACGCCTCCAGCGCCCCTTCCCCAGCTCCGACGGACCGGGATTCCGCCCCGCCGCGGGCGGCAACCTCCCGGCGGAACTGAACAGATTCGTGGGCCGCGACGCCGAGCTGGCCGAACTGGGGCGGCTCCTGGAGGAATCCAGACTCGTCACGATCGCCGGAGTGGCGGGGGCCGGGAAGACCCGGTGTGCCACGCGGCTCGGCGCACTGCTGGAGAAACGGTACTTCGACGGAGTCTGGATCGCCGAGCTGTCCGCCATCCACGACCCCGAGCTGCTGGAGCACGCGCTGGTCGAGGCGCTGGGCCTCACCGATCACACCAGCAGACCGCCCCGGGTCACCCTCGTCGAGCACCTGGCCGAGCGCCAACTGCTGCTGGTGATCGACGGCTTCGAGCACCTGATCGACGCCTGCGCCGGACTCGTACGGGAACTGCTGCGCCGGGCCCCTCGGCTCCAGGTGCTCGCCGCCGGGCGCCGACCCCTCAGGACGGACGGTGAACTGACGTTCCCGCTCGCGCCGATGACCGACGAGGACGCCGTGGAGCTGTTCACGGAACGGGCCCGCGCCGTACAGCCCGGGTTCCGGCCGACGGACGGGAACAGGGCCGCGACGCTGGAGCTCTGCCGCCGCCTCGACGGGATTCCGCTCGCCCTGGAGCTGGCCGCCGGACGGCTGCGGGCGCTCTCCGTCGATCAGGTGCTGGTGCGCCTGGACGACCGGTTCCGGCTGCTCACCGGGGGCAGCCGCAGCGCGCTGGCCCGCCACCGGACCCTCCGTACGGCCATCGGCTGGAGCCATGAGCTGTGCGCGCCCGAGCAGCGGCTGCTGTGGGCGCGGCTCTCGGTCTTCGCGGGGCAGTTCGACCTGGAGGCCGCCGAGTACATCTGCGGCGGAGCCGACCTGCCGACCGAGTCGGTGCTCGATGTGCTGGACGAACTGATCGCCCAGTCGGTGGTGCTGCGGGAGGACTCCCCGGCGGGCACCCGGTACCGGCTGCTGGACACGGTGCGCGAGTACGGCGCCGAGTGGCTGGCGGCCACCGGGGACACCCAGCGGCTGCGGCGCAGGCACCGGGACTGGTTCCTGGGGCTGGCGACCTGGTGCGAGCTGGACTGGTTCAGCCCCCGGCAGGTCGAGGTGGCCGCCCGTATCGACTGCGAGCTGCCCAATCTCCGACGGGCGATGGAGTGCTCGATGGAGAGCCCGGAAGAGACTCATCTGGCCCAGTACCTGGCGGGCACGCTCTGGTTCTACTGGGTGGGCTGCGGCCGGCTCTCGGAGGGCCGGCACTGGCTGGATCACGTACTGGAGGAGCGGACAGCGCACGATCCGTCGCGGCTCAAGGCGCTGTGGGTCCTCGGCTATGTGGCGGTGCTGCAGGGGGACGCGGTCGGCGCGATCTCGGCGCTGCACGAGTGCCGGGAGGAGGCGGAGCGGTCCGGCGACGCCACGGCGACGGCCTACGCGGTGCACCGGACGGGGTGCCTGGCGATCGTCACGGACGACATGCCGCGCGCCGAGGAGCTGCTGCGCGACGCGCTCGTCCGCTACCGGGAGCTGGGGGAGCTGAACAGCAATGTGCTGATGGCCCAGATCGAACTGGCGATGGCGGTGGCCTTTCGCGGCGATCTGGAGGGCGCCGCCGTGATCTGCGACGAGGTCCGGGAGATCTGCGAGGACCACGGGGAGCGGTGGGCAATGGCGTACGCGCTGTACGTCCTGGCCTACGCGGCGCTGCGGCGGGGCGAGACGGGCCGGGCCCGGCGGATGCTCGGGGAGTGTCTGTCCATCGGCCGCGCCTTCAACGACCTGCTGGGCACCGCCCTCTCGCTGGAGCTGCTGGCCCTGGTCACGGTGGTGGAGGGCGACCCCGCGGAAGCGGCGGTGCTGCAGGGGGCCACGGAGCGGATCTGGCCGTCGGTGGGACTGCCCCTGTTCGGGTCGGCGTACTACGGCCGGCCGAAGGCGGAGTGCGAGGAGCGCGCACGCCGCGAACTGGGGGACGCGGCGTACACCTCGGGGCTGCGCGCCGGGGGACGGCTGGATCTGGACGCGGCGGTCTCCCGGGCACTGACCGGCGGACCCCGGGCGCCCGCGGGCACACAGGGGCTGGGCAGCGTACCGGCGCCCGGGGAAACGCGAAGGCCCGCCGCCTCCCGTACAACAGGGAGGGGCGGGCCGGAGCGCTGGTGAGAGCGGCTACGCCTGGATCAGCGGGCGTAGTACTCGACGACGAGCTGCTCGTCGCAGATCACCGGGATCTCCTTGCGGTTCGGGTCCCGGTCCAGGCGGAAGGCCAGGGCCTTCAGGTTCACCTGGAGGTAGCGCGGGGTCTCACCGTCGGTGTCGTAACCACCCTCGCGGGCCACCTGGAAGGGGACCTTGGCGCGGCTGCGCTCGCGGACCTGGACGACGTCGTCGGGGCGGACGCGGAACGACGGCTTGTCGACCTTGCCACCGTTGACCTCGATGTGACCGTGGACGACCATCTGACGGGCCTGGTAGATGGTGCGGGCGATGCCCGAACGCAGGACCAGGGCGTCGAGGCGGCGCTCGAGCTCGACGACCAGCGCCTCGCCCGTCTTGCCTTCGGCCTTCTTGGCACGGTCGTAGGCGCGCGCCATCTGGCGCTCGCTGATGTCGTACTGCGCACGCAGGCGCTGCTTCTCCAGCAGACGGACCTTGTAGTCCGAGTTCTGCTTGCGGCCACGGCCGTGCTCGCCCGGCGGGTACGGACGCGCTTCGAAGTACTTGACAGCCTTGGGCGTCAGAGCGATGCCGAGGGCACGCGACTTCTTGACCTTGGGACGCGACTGGTTAGGCACGTTCTCCAGACCTCCGTTGTAGGTTAGGTTAGGCTTACCTTACTCAAGGAGATCGCATGTCTCGCCCTGGGAACACCACTCACGTCACGGACAGCACAGACAGCGGCAGCGCACATGAAGGTGCTGCTACGACGGAAGGCCGATCTGATCGTGGTCAGCCGCGTCCCAGCGGGCTTGAAAACACTCGGATGCCGTCAGCAGCCGAGCGCACACGAACTCTCGTACAGAGTACCCGCTCCGCGGTGCTGGTCGTACCGGGGCTCGATGTGGCCCGTACCGAGCAGCTGATCCCCGACACCCGAGGCGTGGGACCGGAGGGCGATCTGTTCCTCGCCTTCCCGTCGGATTCCCCCGTCGTACGGGCCGCGACCCACGCCCAGGGCGACGAGCTGACCGCCGTGCTGGAGATCACGGATGTCGCCCCGGTCTCCGTCCCGCACCGCATCCGCGGCCGCGCCTGGATCTCCGGCTGGCTCACCTCGGTACCCGGCCTCGCCGAACCCGGCCGGATGATGCTGCGGCTGGAGTTCGGGGAGGCGTACGTCGACGACCTCTGGGGCGCCGAGAACATCGAGCCGGAGGACTTCCGGGACGCGGCGCCCGATCCGCTCGTCGTCCACGAGGCCGAACTGCTCCAGCATCTGCACGCGGCGCACGGAGAACAGCTGCGGACGCTGTGCGGGCTGCTCGGCGAGCGCACCACCGAGACCTTCTCGGCCCATCAGCCCGCCGCCGTCCCGGTCGCCCTCGACCGCTTCGGGCTGCGGGTCCGTTTCGTCGAGGACCGGGGGGCGTGCTTCGACGCCCGGTTCGAGTTCCCCGAACCGGTGCGGGATGTCGGCGAACTGCGCCGTGCCATGCACACGCTCTTCGAAGCGGCATCCCACTGACGGGCCCGTGACCGGCGCCGTTCGCCGTGCTGCCCCGGTGCGGTGACGACCCGACGTGACGGGGCGTGCTGCCGGGCCGAGGTCGACCGGAGCGGTCCGCGCGATCCGCTCCCCGAACGGGCCGGTCAGAGAGATCCCGCGCCGTCCGTCCCGCCGTCGGCGCCGGTCCGGCCGAGCCGCTCGCGGACCCGGTCCGCCACATCGGCGTACCGCGCCTCGGCGCCGTACCGCGTGGGGGTGTAGTAACGCTTGTCGCGGACGGCGTCCGGGGCGTACTGCTGCGCGGCGATGCCACCGGGCACGTCGTGCGGATAGACATAGCCCTGGGCGTGCCCCAGCTTGGCCGCGCCCTGGTAGTGGCCGTCGCGCAGATGGGCGGGGACGGGGCCGGCCAGTCCCTTCCGTACGTCCTCCTGGGCGGCGAAGATCGCCAGGGTGGCCGCGTTGGACTTGGGCGCCAGGGCCAGCGCGATCGTGGCGTGGCTGAGGGTCAGCGCCGCCTCCGGGAAGCCGATCATGGCGACGGCCTGAGCGGCGGCCACCGCCGTCGGCAGCGCGGTCGGATCGGCGAGCCCGATGTCCTCGCTCGCGGAGATCATCAGTCGCCGGGCGATGAACCGCGGGTCCTCCCCCGCCTCGATCATCCGGGCCAGATAGTGCAGCGCGGCGTCGACGTCGGAACCGCGGATGGACTTGATGAGGGCGCTGGCCACGTCGTAGTGCTGGTCGCCGTCCCGGTCGTACTTCACGGCGGCGCGGTCGACGGTCTCCTCGACCGTCCGCAGGCTGATCTCCGGCTCGTGCGTGGCCAGCGCGGCCCCCGCCGCCGCCTCCAGCGCCGTCAGCGCCCGGCGGGCGTCACCGCCGGCGATGCGCAGCAGATGCGCCTCGGCGTCCTCCGGCAGGGTCACCGCGCCGCCGAGCCCGCGCTCGTCGGTCAGGGCCCGCCGCAGCAGGGCACGCAGATCCTCGTCGGTCAGCGGCTCCAGGGTGAGCAGCAGCGAGCGCGACAGCAGCGGGGAGATGATCGAGAAGTACGGATTCTCCGTCGTGGCGGCGATCAGGGTCACCCAGCGGTTCTCCACGGCGGGGAGCAGGGAGTCCTGCTGGGCCTTGGAGAAGCGGTGGATCTCGTCGAGGAAGAGGACGGTCTCCTTGCCGAAGCCGCCGGTGGCCCGGCGCGCCCCCTCGATGACGGCCCGGACCTCCTTGACGCCCGCGGTGATCGCGGAGAGCTCGACGAAGCGCTTGTTGGTGGCCTTGCTGACCACGTACGCCAAGGTCGTCTTGCCGGTGCCGGGCGGGCCCCAGAGGATCACCGACGACGGGCCGGCCGGGCCGCCGCTCCCCTCACCGACGAGGCGGCGCAGGGGCGAGCCCGGCTTGAGCAGATGCTGCTGGCCGACGACCTCGTCCAGGACACGGGGACGCATCCGGACAGCGAGGGGGCTGCTGGACGGGTCCTTCTCCTGGCGGTCTTCGGCGGCTGCGGTAAAGAGGTCGGGCTCCACGATTCGAAGCCTATGCCACCGCACTGACAACGCCGCCGGGCCGGGTCGTCACCGCCCGGCCGGGGGCGGCGCCGGTCAGCTGGTCCAGAAGTCCCACCAGCGGGTCAGGATCAGCATGCCGATGATGCCGATCCAGAGCACCGGCGGAACCCAGTGGAATTCGGTGAGGCCGTTGCGCAGCCAGTTGGGCGCGGGAAGGATGCGGTGCTTGATGTTGTGCGTGGTCACGTAGCAGAACATGAAGATCGTGGCGACCCAGGCGAGGCAGCACCACAGGCAGAGCGAGTTGATGTTGTACAGCGACTGGTACTGCAGCCACGTGCAGAAGCCGACGCCGAACAGCGTGCCCGCGTTGAGGCCGAGCCAGAACCAGCCGCGGAATCGTGCTCCGGCGAGCAGTCCCACGCCGATGCAGATCACCATCGCGTAGGTGACGAGCCCGAGCATCGGGTTGGGGAAGCCGAAGGCCGCCGCCTGCTCGCTCTTCATGATGTTGCCGCACGCCACGACCGGGTTGAGGCTGCACCCGGGGGTGAAGCTCGGGTCTTCCAGCAGCTTGAACTTGTCGATCGTGATGATCCAGGCGGCGAGCAGTCCGGCCGCACCGGTGATCACCAGCAGCAGTGCGAACGCGCGACTGCCGCCGATGGTCCTCTTCCCGCCGTCCTCTTCCTGGTGCGAGGAGGGATGATCTACCGCTGCAGTCGTCATATCGCCGTTCCATCAATGAGTAACCAGCCGGGCACGGTCATTGTGCCGCACCGCCGTACTGGGCAACCGTTCGATGGACATAAAGGTGTGCGCACACGGGCCGGGCGCCAGCGCTGTCCGCGCGATGCCCGACGGCCGGGGCGGACTCGCCGTGGCCGTGGCTGCGAGACGGCGCCGCGGTATCGGTGGCTCCCGGCAGTGTGATGTCGCGCCCGCCGGGTTGACGGTACGCAGAACGGTGACGCACTTCACGACCCGCGCGGGCCACCCGGCCCCGTCGCGCGGACGCCGTGGGCCCCGGGGCGGACAAGCCCCGGGGCCCACGGCGGTTCAGACGGTCACGCGGCGTCCGGCCTTCACACGAGGCGGGCGCGGACTGTCCCGGCGACCTCGGCCAGCGGTACGGACGTCTGCTCCCCGGACTCCATGTCCTTGAGCTGCACCACGCCCTCGGCCAGGTCACGTTCGCCGGCGACGATCGTGAAGCGCGCACCCGACCGGTTCGCACTCTTCATGGCGCCCTTCAGGCCCCGGCCGCCGAACGCGAAGTCGGCCGCGACGCCGCTCCTGCGCAGCTCGGTGACGATGCCGAACAGGGTCCGGCGGGCCTCGTCGCCGAGCGGAACCGCGTACACGCTGGTGGTGGCGGGGATGTCCAGCTCGATGCCCTCCGCCTCCAGGGCCAGCACCGTACGGTCGACGCCGAGCGCCCAGCCGACGGACGGGAGCGCGGGGCCGCCGATCATCTCGGACAGGCCGTCGTACCGGCCGCCGCCGCCGACCGCGGACTGCGAGCCCAGACCGTCGTGGACGAACTCGAAGGTCGTGCGGGTGTAGTAGTCGAGGCCGCGGACGAGCTTCTCGTCGTCCTCGTACACGACCGAGGCGGCCGTCAGCAGCTCGCGGACCTCCTCGTGGTACGCCTTGCAGGCGTCGCACAGGTAGTCGCGGAGCTTCGGGGCGCCGACGAGCTGCTTCTGCACCTCGGCCCGCTTGTCGTCCAGGACGCGCAGCGGGTTGATCTCGATGCGGCGGCGGGTCTCCTCGTCGAGGTCGAGGTCGCGCAGGAAGCCCTGCAGCGCCTCGCGGTAGACGGGGCGGCACTCCTTGTCGCCGAGCGAGTTCAGCAGGATGCGGAACCGGCGCAGGCCCAGCGAGCGGTACGCCTGGTCGGCGAGAATGATCAGCTCGGCGTCGAGAACCGGGTCCTCGGCGCCGATGGCCTCGGCACCGACCTGCGAGAAGTGGCGGTAACGGCCCTTCTGCGGGCGCTCGTAGCGGTAGTACGAGCCCGAGTACCAGAGCTTGACCGGGAGGTTGCCCGCCTTGTGGAGGTTGGCCTCCAGGGCGGCGCGGAGCACCGAGGCGGTGCCCTCCGGGCGGAGCGCCAGTTCGGAGCCGCCCTTGGTGGTGAGGGTGTACATCTCCTTGGTGACGATGTCGGTGGACTCACCGACACCGCGGGCGAAGAGGTTCACGTCCTCGAAACCGGGCGTCTCGATGTAGCCGTAGCCGGAGTTGCGCAGGGGCGCGGAGATGGCCTCGCGCACCGCGAGGTACTTCGCGGAGTCCGGCGGGGTCAGGTCGTACGTGCCCTTGGGGGCCTGAAAGGTGCTCACAGAAACGTCTCTCGTCACATTCCTCGTCGCGGCGCGTCCATACCGTGCAGGTACGGATTGGAGACGCGCTCGCGGCCGATGGTCGTCTGGGGGCCGTGGCCGGACAGCACCACGGTCGAGTCGTCGAGCGGCAGGCACACACGGGCCAGCGACTCGAGCAGCTCGGCGTGGTCGCCACCGGGCAGGTCGGTGCGTCCGACGGAGCCGGCGAAGAGCAGGTCGCCCGAGAAGAGGACCGGCGGTACGTCCGCGGCCTCGGGCATCCTGAACGTCACCGACCCCTTCGTATGGCCGGGCGCATGCGAGACCCCGAGCTCCAGACCGGCCAGCCTCAGCAGCGCGCCGTCGGTCAGCTCCTTGACGTCGTCCGGCTCCCCCACGGTCAGCTCGCCCATGAGAGGCATCCCGATGGAGCGGCCGAGGGCCTTCTCCGGGTCGCTCATCATGTACCGGTCCTCCGGGTGGATCCAGGCGGGAACGTCATGGGCGCCGCAGACGGGGACGACCGAGGCGACATGGTCGATGTGGCCATGGGTGAGCACGACGGCGACGGGCTTGAGCCGATGCTTCTTCAGCGCTTCCTCGACGCCCTGGGCGGCCTGATGGCCCGGGTCGATGATCACGCACTCCTCGCCTGCGGCGGGGGCGACCAGGTAGCAATTGGTCCCCCAGGCCCCGGCGGGGAACCCGGCAATGAGCACGATCGTCCTTAATGTTCGTCCGGCGGAGGAGGCCGCGGCAAAGGGTGCGGCGGATCAGAGCCTACCGGCGCTCCTCATTCCACAGCTAACCCATATACGGTACGGGGCAACCCACGCCCGATGACACGACGTACAAGGAGATCAACCGGTGGTCAGCAGCGATCAGCGGCGGCGGCAGCTCGCCCGGGAGAAGTTCCAGCGGCAGCAGCAGCGCCGGGAGGAAGCCCGCAGCAGGACCAGGCGTCTCACCGTGATCATCGCCTCCGCGGTGGCCGTGGCCGCGGTGGTGGGTGTGGGTGCGTTCGTCGCGGCGGACAGGAGCGACGACAAGGACAAGAAGAACGACGCGGCCGCGAGCCAGAGCCCGTCCGCTTCGCCTTCCGAGAGCGAGAGCAAAGCTCCCGAGCCCGCGATGAAGATCGACAAAAAGGCGAAGTACACGATGTCGCTCAGGACGAGCCAGGGCGACATAGCGTTCACCATGGACGCGGCGAAGACCCCGCACACCACGAACTCGTTCAAGTCGCTCGCGGACAAGGGCTACTTCGACGGTACGAAGTGTCACCGGCTGACCACGCAGGGCATCTTCGTCCTGCAGTGCGGCGATCCCAAGGGCGACGGCACCGGCGGTCCCGGCTACACGATCGCGGACGAGAACCTGACCGCGCTCGGCAAGGCGGGCGCCGACGGCACCGTGACCTTCCCCGCCGGCACGGTGGCGATGGCCAACACCGGCCAGCCGCACACCGGCGGC is a genomic window of Streptomyces sp. NBC_01237 containing:
- a CDS encoding MBL fold metallo-hydrolase; the protein is MLIAGFPAGAWGTNCYLVAPAAGEECVIIDPGHQAAQGVEEALKKHRLKPVAVVLTHGHIDHVASVVPVCGAHDVPAWIHPEDRYMMSDPEKALGRSIGMPLMGELTVGEPDDVKELTDGALLRLAGLELGVSHAPGHTKGSVTFRMPEAADVPPVLFSGDLLFAGSVGRTDLPGGDHAELLESLARVCLPLDDSTVVLSGHGPQTTIGRERVSNPYLHGMDAPRRGM
- a CDS encoding peptidylprolyl isomerase, encoding MVSSDQRRRQLAREKFQRQQQRREEARSRTRRLTVIIASAVAVAAVVGVGAFVAADRSDDKDKKNDAAASQSPSASPSESESKAPEPAMKIDKKAKYTMSLRTSQGDIAFTMDAAKTPHTTNSFKSLADKGYFDGTKCHRLTTQGIFVLQCGDPKGDGTGGPGYTIADENLTALGKAGADGTVTFPAGTVAMANTGQPHTGGSQFFLVYKETKLPPTYTPFGTIDKAGLKAVQKVGEAGVEGGAGDGAPKKAVSIEKATVEKD
- a CDS encoding vitamin K epoxide reductase family protein is translated as MTTAAVDHPSSHQEEDGGKRTIGGSRAFALLLVITGAAGLLAAWIITIDKFKLLEDPSFTPGCSLNPVVACGNIMKSEQAAAFGFPNPMLGLVTYAMVICIGVGLLAGARFRGWFWLGLNAGTLFGVGFCTWLQYQSLYNINSLCLWCCLAWVATIFMFCYVTTHNIKHRILPAPNWLRNGLTEFHWVPPVLWIGIIGMLILTRWWDFWTS
- the hisS gene encoding histidine--tRNA ligase, giving the protein MSTFQAPKGTYDLTPPDSAKYLAVREAISAPLRNSGYGYIETPGFEDVNLFARGVGESTDIVTKEMYTLTTKGGSELALRPEGTASVLRAALEANLHKAGNLPVKLWYSGSYYRYERPQKGRYRHFSQVGAEAIGAEDPVLDAELIILADQAYRSLGLRRFRILLNSLGDKECRPVYREALQGFLRDLDLDEETRRRIEINPLRVLDDKRAEVQKQLVGAPKLRDYLCDACKAYHEEVRELLTAASVVYEDDEKLVRGLDYYTRTTFEFVHDGLGSQSAVGGGGRYDGLSEMIGGPALPSVGWALGVDRTVLALEAEGIELDIPATTSVYAVPLGDEARRTLFGIVTELRRSGVAADFAFGGRGLKGAMKSANRSGARFTIVAGERDLAEGVVQLKDMESGEQTSVPLAEVAGTVRARLV
- a CDS encoding replication-associated recombination protein A, with product MEPDLFTAAAEDRQEKDPSSSPLAVRMRPRVLDEVVGQQHLLKPGSPLRRLVGEGSGGPAGPSSVILWGPPGTGKTTLAYVVSKATNKRFVELSAITAGVKEVRAVIEGARRATGGFGKETVLFLDEIHRFSKAQQDSLLPAVENRWVTLIAATTENPYFSIISPLLSRSLLLTLEPLTDEDLRALLRRALTDERGLGGAVTLPEDAEAHLLRIAGGDARRALTALEAAAGAALATHEPEISLRTVEETVDRAAVKYDRDGDQHYDVASALIKSIRGSDVDAALHYLARMIEAGEDPRFIARRLMISASEDIGLADPTALPTAVAAAQAVAMIGFPEAALTLSHATIALALAPKSNAATLAIFAAQEDVRKGLAGPVPAHLRDGHYQGAAKLGHAQGYVYPHDVPGGIAAQQYAPDAVRDKRYYTPTRYGAEARYADVADRVRERLGRTGADGGTDGAGSL
- a CDS encoding DUF2470 domain-containing protein; protein product: MPSAAERTRTLVQSTRSAVLVVPGLDVARTEQLIPDTRGVGPEGDLFLAFPSDSPVVRAATHAQGDELTAVLEITDVAPVSVPHRIRGRAWISGWLTSVPGLAEPGRMMLRLEFGEAYVDDLWGAENIEPEDFRDAAPDPLVVHEAELLQHLHAAHGEQLRTLCGLLGERTTETFSAHQPAAVPVALDRFGLRVRFVEDRGACFDARFEFPEPVRDVGELRRAMHTLFEAASH
- the rpsD gene encoding 30S ribosomal protein S4, with the translated sequence MPNQSRPKVKKSRALGIALTPKAVKYFEARPYPPGEHGRGRKQNSDYKVRLLEKQRLRAQYDISERQMARAYDRAKKAEGKTGEALVVELERRLDALVLRSGIARTIYQARQMVVHGHIEVNGGKVDKPSFRVRPDDVVQVRERSRAKVPFQVAREGGYDTDGETPRYLQVNLKALAFRLDRDPNRKEIPVICDEQLVVEYYAR
- a CDS encoding ATP-binding protein codes for the protein MRRLQRPFPSSDGPGFRPAAGGNLPAELNRFVGRDAELAELGRLLEESRLVTIAGVAGAGKTRCATRLGALLEKRYFDGVWIAELSAIHDPELLEHALVEALGLTDHTSRPPRVTLVEHLAERQLLLVIDGFEHLIDACAGLVRELLRRAPRLQVLAAGRRPLRTDGELTFPLAPMTDEDAVELFTERARAVQPGFRPTDGNRAATLELCRRLDGIPLALELAAGRLRALSVDQVLVRLDDRFRLLTGGSRSALARHRTLRTAIGWSHELCAPEQRLLWARLSVFAGQFDLEAAEYICGGADLPTESVLDVLDELIAQSVVLREDSPAGTRYRLLDTVREYGAEWLAATGDTQRLRRRHRDWFLGLATWCELDWFSPRQVEVAARIDCELPNLRRAMECSMESPEETHLAQYLAGTLWFYWVGCGRLSEGRHWLDHVLEERTAHDPSRLKALWVLGYVAVLQGDAVGAISALHECREEAERSGDATATAYAVHRTGCLAIVTDDMPRAEELLRDALVRYRELGELNSNVLMAQIELAMAVAFRGDLEGAAVICDEVREICEDHGERWAMAYALYVLAYAALRRGETGRARRMLGECLSIGRAFNDLLGTALSLELLALVTVVEGDPAEAAVLQGATERIWPSVGLPLFGSAYYGRPKAECEERARRELGDAAYTSGLRAGGRLDLDAAVSRALTGGPRAPAGTQGLGSVPAPGETRRPAASRTTGRGGPERW